The Oncorhynchus clarkii lewisi isolate Uvic-CL-2024 chromosome 20, UVic_Ocla_1.0, whole genome shotgun sequence nucleotide sequence GACTTTATCTAGCTCTATATTGTTTGACTCGTGCATGTGTTGAACTCCAATAAAAAACTATAGTAGTAGGTGATATGTGCCAACTTTATTTCGTAGTTGTTTTTTTTCATACTATAGTTTTATGTTGATTCAAGTCTGTCACCTCGTCTGACACATTTGTGTGCAGTTTTGGCGGTGCATGATTTAAATCCTAGTACATTACTGTGCAGTTCTGTGGAGAAGAAGGAATCCTTGCCATGGCTTGTGCCTCACAGACAGTACACTAGTGTAAGTTGGCCTATAGTAACCCCTGACCATTCATCTTGTTGTGGAACCACTGTATCCCCTCCAATCCTCACCCCTTGGCCATTTTTCTTTCTCAGCCCCATTCCTTCCTTGGGGGGGCAGGCCCTAACTGACAGTCATCTAGGGGCTCTCCCATTGGTCGTTTAGGATCGCCTCATCCTAGAACATGGCTGGCTCTTCACATTCTGCTCCACTCTGCCTGCTGTATTTGCCCGGTCAAAAAGAGGGGTGTGCTATATTGTACAACTCATGTTTTACACATGATAGCTGACTTCATGTGAGGACATGTGTCCACaagttctattctgttctataacCGTGTGGATTTCACTTTAGAAGGTAAATCTTAATATTATTTGCATTGTATGAATCTATATCATGTTGCGATGGATGGATGTTGTTCTTGTGGCAATATGCATGTCTTTTTCAGAGTACGTTAATTCTGTGAATAGCCAATCTAATATGAAACATCTCAATCTTGTAAAACAATCCTTATTTTAAGGCTACGCTATGCACTGTAATTTTTGGAAAAGGTGTATGATTTGAACGATCCCACCAAAACACTTTCATTATAATAACTAGAGGAATCAAAACCATTATGAATTCTTAACCTAAGAACCACATGTGATAATGCCACAAGAGATTGAGTACTGCATTGAGTACTTGAGTGTTGTCCAGTAATGTGATGGTGGTAACGGGACATCTGAGAGAAGAGAGCTGCCTCTGCACGCTCACTGATTGAAATAGATACAGAGATTTCTTAATCAATTCAATTATTAAAACCAAGGAGCTCTTGATTAAAGTATGTGTGTAGAGGGAGCAGTCTGAGCACTTCATAAGCCTACTTACACCAACAACATGAATGAAAAACAAGTGGGCCTACAGTCAGCCAGCCTCTATCAACCTCAATGGTCTCTTGcccctccccttttccctcccCTTTTCAATGTgctgctcaaatcaaatcaacttgtatttgtcacatttgccgaatacaaaaaaaaaggaataaaaaaaacataattaaggagcaacaataataaaataaatagacagtagtgaggttatatacaggggtaccgggaCAATGGATTCCATAACCGACAATGGATCTTTGCAGTAGGTAGTAGTACCAAAGATACTGATAAACTTTCATCTGTGGTAGAACCCACTGATTGCGGCAGTGTAAAAAACGGAATAGAATGAATGTCATAAAGTATgcttctctactctctcccttcagttTCAATGGAAACATGACAACAGTTCCCATTCTAGGTTGTGAGCAGCCCCTGCTGGCCAAACTGGGTTTGAGGCCAATGGCCATGTGCAAGCAGCGCTGGAAAGGACCGGGACTGGGACCAACTAACATCAATCAGCCCATTCACTCATAGCAAAGCAGCAAAAaactggcgtgtgtgtgtgttgaccaggGCTGCAATGCATTGTAGTTgcattgcatgtgtgtgtacatggtgtGCAATGCTCCTTCCATGCAACACAGAGCTGTGTCGTGATGACACGCTGTGTAATTCAGTCTTTACAATTGCGAGCAAGAAAGAAATAAAGTCAAGGGCTGACATTCTGAAACTGTTGAATATCCTGCTCTCTATCATGTCATCTATGGACATGATGTCGGTCTTCTCATCTATCCTTTCATGGTAAATGCATATGAATCCTTTTATTTTCACCCAAAGCACAACTGCTGTGAAGTGTGAACTCTGAAATATGGGACAATATGATGTGAATATGCTAGTTGGCGTGTCTGTGAGATCCAGGAGCTTTTTGAAGCAGCCTGCTGTTTACCCCTAGATGTGGTTACAGATAACGTTCTTGAAGTTGGTTCACATAACTTTGACTCTGCAACAGCAAGTAGATGTCTCAGATTGATTCATCAAACGTTGAATTGGACAAGATGTTCTGTTCTGGCTATGGTCTTACTgaggttgagtcccaaatggcaccctattccctatttgtgCATGCATTTttaacagagccctatgggtcctggtaaaaaCAACAgtgggaatagggtgacatttgggacgtacagttgaagtcgtaagtttacatacaccttagcccaatacatttaaactttttttcaccattttcctgacatttaatccttgttaaatgtccctgtcttaggtcagttaggatcaccactttattttaagaatgtgaaatgtcagaataatagtagagagtgatttatttcagcttttatttctttcatcacattcccaatgggttagaagtttacatacactcaattagtatttgatagcattgcctttaaattgtttaacttgggtcaaacattttcagtatgccttccacaagcttcccgtaataagttgggtgaattaggttgtaggcctccttgctcgcacactctttttcagttctgcccacaaattttctataggattggggtcagggctttgtgatggctactccaataacTTTACTttgttttgccacaactttggaagtatgcttgggatcattgtccatttggaagacccatttgcgaccaagctttaacttcctgactgatgtcttttgagatgttgcttcaatatatccacataattttcctgccaaatgatgccatctattttgtgaaatgcaccagtccctcctgcagcaaatcacccccacaacatgatgctgtcacccccgtgcttcacggatgggatggtgttcttcagcttgcaagcatccccctttttcctccaaacataatgatggtcattatggccaaacagatctatttttgtttcatcagaccagaggacatttctccaaaaagtatgatctttgtccccatgtgcatttgcaaaccggagtctggctttttttatgacggtttttgagcagtggcttcttccttgctgatcagcctttcaggttatgtcgatataggacacgttttactgtggatatagatacttttgtacctgtttcctccagcaacttcgcaaggtcctttgctgttgttctgggattgatttgcacttttcgcgccaaagtactttcatctcctggaacgcatctccttcctgagcggtgtgacggctgcgtggtcccatggtgtttatacttgcatactattgtttgtacagatgaacgtggtaccttcaggcatttggaaattgctcccaagaatgaaccagacttgtgtaggtctacaattttattctgagatcttgactgatttcttttgattttcccatgatgtcaagcaaggaggcactgagtttgaatgtaggccttgaaatacatccacaggtacacctccaattgactcaaattatgtcaattagcctaacggaagcttctaaagccatgacatagttttctggaattttccaagctgtgatacagtgaattataagttaaataatctgtgtgtaaacaattgttggaaatattaattgtgtcatgcacaaagtagatgtcttaatcGACttatcaaaactatagtttgttaacaagaaatttgttaagtggttgaaaaacaagttttaatgactccaacctaagtgtatgtaaacttccgacttcaactataacTTAAAGCTGCAAGGCTTCCTGACTTGGACAAGCAGGCATGTAACTGGAGGATGTATGAAATGAGGCAGGATGTATGAAATGAGGCAGGATGTATGAAATGAGGCAGTTTCAAATGGAAATGAGGGCTATTCCGCTTTATTTTACAGTTCGATTTTTACTTGGAATTTACTCAGAAATGGCAAGCTACAATAATTACATAGTAACAAACAACTCACTATTTTATGTCAGATTCACTGAAGCCAAGTGCCACTGAAAAGGCTATCACTAAAAGGTTATCGTTACCATACAAATGATCAAAAAAGAGTTGTAGTGGTGTAAAATAAGGCCTATTTTCCATATTTCTTCTATATCCTGGTTCATTTCTTACACCCTTCTAGTTGTTTTTTATACCCTAGTTTTGGGTGTTCCTAACAGGGACATCCTACACAGGTCTCCAGTAGCAGGGGCCAAACAGGGGCCTGGAAGATCTACAGTAAATAGAATCTAACTGTAAGCACGTCTAAACGGACATTGATTTGACATCCAGTGTTGATATTCTCATTCGCAACACATTTAAAAACCCATTTCAGAACTGTGGAATATTCCACCCTGCCGAATCTACCTCTGGCCCTTTTGATTTGCACATTGGTATTCAAATGGCTTCAAAGGGCAAAAGCCACCGGTGTGTACGTGTTAGCCCTTTCTGTCTCCTCTGGCTATTTCAACACTCTTCATTAGCTAGAAGCCTGATATCATTACCCAGCAATCTGCTTTCCATTGTAGGCCTCTGGTACATGAGCATGTCCCATATAACAAACTGTACATTCGCCCCTCCAGTCCCCGCCTACCACAGCTCAAGGAAATCATGGTTGTTAGTCAAGTAAGGTGAAATTACACAGCCTCCCTCGTATATAAACATATactatgttgttgttgtggttttaAAACACCAACAACAGCACACAAATATTTATAATTAAATTCATAATCAAAATTACTCCCAAGAATGAAAATCCAATTATAAAACACATGCTGTAGATTAAATGACCTATTTGTGTTTATGATTGAGATGTTATTAACGTTGCAGATCATTGCTTTCCCAATTTCCTCCTCCCCATTTCACTCATTCTGCCCTGAGCTACACATTTCAACATTACCTACCTACACTTTTAGATaaaatggttccaaaagggttttgaggctgtccccataggagaaccctttttggttccaggtagaactctttcaGGTTCCACGCAGAACCTTCAAAAGGGTTCCATGTGGAACCAAAGGgctctacctagaaccaaaaatgggctcttcaaagggttctcctatcaGGACAGCCAACAAACCTGTTTTGATTCtcaatagcacctttttttctaagagtgtacacaaTAGCCACAACAAGAAGTGAGCTCATACAGAAAATTATAAACATTTCCATATTATTTTTCCCAGACCAAATTTCCCTCTCATAGAGGTTTTTAGCTCAATAAgacataaaggttaaattaaaatattGATAGCCTCAagatacataaaaaaatattttgtgaaGACCATTTcccaataaaaataaatcaaacaaCATGACACAAATACTTTGAATTTGGAATGGTCATTGAATAGAGGCCATTCTAGGACACAATAATAGtacttctctcctgtatgtgtaTTTTCTCTTTGGTGTCTCAATACAAACCCGACACAGAAGCAGACCCAGCCTTGCAGCACTTTATGCTAAGTTAATTTACCCAAATACATCCACAGCGCCACCTTACATCAACAGCTTCGTTAATGGAAACCCACTGATCCATAACAGTGGTGGTGCTAGACGTTGGCTGGAGGGCCAAGCAGGTATGAATGTTAATATCATTGATCGATCACAGGATTTGAAAGGAAGCATACGCCGGTGTGTTTAATTATAATTGCGTCAGGCCGGGCGGGCGGGAGTTGTGGCAGTGTTGTTACGGCAGCGCGGCCCCATTCTTGTATTTGACTAGGGTCACATCTCAGTCTCACCTTGCAAGTGTAATGCTATATTAAATGCCACTCATGTtaagtgtgttgttgtgttctgttgaAACCCCTCCTGTCCTGAATGATGCAGTCACGGCATAATATAAAGGTTAAATTGAAAATTGTCCCTTCAAACAAGCAAGAGAAACCCTGCTATGATTGATATCCCTTCTCCTAACAGGGAAATAAATGTTAGTGGTGTAGACCCCATGTTTTAGTCTCCTTCATAcaatatatgtatataatgtattctaATGTGTCTGGATGAAATGTGGAATGTGTCAGTCTCAGGGGAATTGAAAAGGTCACAGGGAAAGATTAGGAGGTTTGGAGAGGGCCTGGGTTGATTAACCCCATGATAATTGCCTTAAATCACAACAATAAGGATTGACAGGGCTGAGCACCAGCTTGTGACATGCACACTTCACCCTGTTCATTGCTTTGACACTTTCACCAACCAAAACAATTGTTGAGATTGTTATCTTTTAATATTGATactggttatgatgatgatgaagtcACAGGTCACCCTGCCTTCAGTTTTATCAGCTTTCTCATCCAGTCAGCATACTCAGTGTATGTATTTCTGTCCTTAAAATAGTAACGATATAATATAGGTGAAATATTATTTTCACAGACCCTCATAACAGAACATCCTCCTTTATGAATACAGCTTTATGTAAGCCTTTATGCCTTGGGACAAGACTATGAACACTGTACAAGCTTCATTTGAGTGTAGAGTGATGTACATTTAGTATAATCAGCTAGGATCCATTGCACAATACTGGACCTCTCTATATTCTTTATTTACAGGACAAGTCAATCAAATCTCCCCTTGCACAAGGAAGCAGTCTTTGGATCTTTTAATTTCCTAATTCAGATATGGAGGAAAAACCATCCAGTCTTTCAGATGAAGTATCTCTCTTTATAGGCAAGGCTATGACACTCACATGGTCCAGAAGTGCAGGTTCAGGTGTTGGGGCTCCAGAGCGTGTATGGGGGCCACTGTTGTACCACTACGTGGAGGTCTGAAGCCTGGCAGAggggggttgggggtggagagGATGTAGTCAATACTGAATTTAATCTCTGGTTCTGGTTTATCCTGCTGGTTTGGGTTGAGGGGGGTGTGGTGGCCTGGTCTGTGGTCAGGGCTGATGGGGCAGAAGGAGTCTGGTTTGGCGTTAGGGTTAGGATCGGACCGCCGGGTGGAGCCGCCGTGTTGGTTGTTGATGTTATTGTTCTTGTTATTGTCTACTGGGAGGAAAGGCTCCCCAGGCTCTCTGAAACCCATTTTCATGTTGCGTTGGCGCCGGCGACGCCGAAAGTTGCCGTTCTCGAAGAGGTCAAGCATGGACTCACAGCCAGTGGCAAATGTCCAGTAGTTGCCTTTCCCCTTTTCATTTCCCTCCGTACGGGGaacctaaaaaatatatatgtttaaaaAAGAAATGCAAATAAGAAAGTAGAAATAAACCCATAATAGCCTATTTATGATCACGCTCAAATGTGAATGCAACATACAGTTCTGTATTGAAACAGTGTTTTGTCTGGTACCCTTTTTGCTTATAGGCTACTGTGTGCAAAAGACACATTCGCTTACCATTCATACAGTACATTTGTAAATGTGCATGTAAACGTGTATGGCTGTTCCCTGTCTCCTTTGGGACCTTATTATTGTAATATATTTTAAACGTTTCATACAATATTCAATCAACGAGGATGAAATATTATCGTCTTACTCGTTTTCTTCTGACTTATATAAAGTTACACATTTCATTACTTTCTTCAAAATAAGTTTAACTTACTCTGTTTGATAATGATTCTTGATCAAGTTATCAACTATCATCACACAACATATGTTAAAAAGTCCTTTACCTTAATGAAGCAgctgttgagagagaggttgtgtcgTATGGAGTTTTGCCATGCTCTCTGGTTAGACCTGTAGTGGATAAAGGAAACAGTACATACACTACTCTGTCAAAATGAATTTGTGAAAGTTATCCAGACACTTTTTAAGGAAAATGACCGTTGAATGTGAATGTGACATGTGAAGCTCCTTACCTGTAGTATGGAAAGCGTTTCATGATGAACTCATAGATCCCTGACAAGGTGACCCGGTGCTCTGGACTCTGTTGGATGGCCATGGCTATCAACGCTATGTAACTGAAGAGAGAGGGCAGACAGAGTTAAAATGTACAAAGATTTCTTTGAATTCATATTTCTTGGTGTTCACAATGATATTCCCAagaacagggttggggagtaaatTATTACATGTAATCATTTACATGTAATCTGATGACAAAAAACTGCAATCAGTTACATTACTAGCAAAAATATTATAATccgattacagatacttttgaaaaactagatgattacttcttggattacttttaaattcagaaaggatgttggCAAAAAAAATAAGTTATGaaacctttctgttttctcaatgacattcaattcagcattgaaagaAGGCATATGTTTAGCTTTGTTCCACCTGATCAGGCTATTATGGGCTCCTAAGTGGCACAGCGGTGCAAGAGGCACTACTATAATACCTGGtacaaatccaggctgtatcacatccagctgtgattgggagtcccataggtcggcgtacaattggcctgggtttggctggagtaggctgtcattgtaaataagaatttgttcttaactgatttgccttaataaataaatcaactaaaagtaatcagattacatcaCTGAGTTttggtaatccaaaagttactttactgattacaattttggacaggcaACTAGTAAACTTAAAATATTACACTTAGAAaataacctacccaaccctgcccAATAATAGCTCGATAAGACTGATTAAAGTTACATTCAGGGAAAGTGGTCTAATAATCTTAATTATGATACTAATTTAATTTGGATAGTGTTGAGATTGGATAGTGTTGAGATTCCACAATCATCTGATTaaaataacacaacaacatttggtaTTTAGGTTTTAGATTTTAAATGGCTTGCATTGCATTCATTTGTGATTTATATTATGGtctataaaatacaaaaataatatgaatttgttttgtatttcttttcaGTAGAACTAACTAAACATAATGTAAAATATCATGAATAATGCTtctattatttaaaaatatataaattatataatataatagttcCATTATATTAATCATAAGCATTCTACCTGTAAGCGGGTCGACACATCTTCTTGTCTTCATCCGTGCTGCAGGAAGGGTATCCATCTCCATCATAGTTGAAGCAGTTATATGGATACTGCGAGTTATCAAACATGTCTACACTTCCACACGGGCTATTATAGGACTGCTTCATCTAATTAACAAATAAATTGCAGTTTTTACCACCCTCCAAATTTAGACCAATAGTACCAAGCAGTTGTTTTCTTTACAGAGAATGTCAATGTTCTTCTACTCTAACATACTCTACTCATAGTGGTGGCATACTGAATGAAGTATACCTTCCCCCTTGGTGATGAATAGATCTCTTGGAACCCCCACTCTCCTCCTCATCGACTGCCTCACAGTTGGGTTGGTCCCCAGGTAGGCTAGGCTAGCGCCGATAAGACATGCCATGCACCAAATGACTTGGCCAGCCCAACGCACGCAGCTTGTCCACTTGAACGTCTGAACCCGGGGCGTGATCAACTGGTAGCTAGACTAATCTCTGTCTCGCTTGAATCTGGGTGGTCTATAGACTATTTCGATTGTTGActttatgttttgttttgtttctttttATAGTCTAATCTACCCAACATGATTTAAACAACTAATCCAATACTAACAAACAACCTCCttacatctccatctctctcttcctatttTTTTCTTTCGCCTAACTCTTTAAAGAGTGTGTGTTGTTTTGGGGTATGTTGTGCttgtccgattttttttccgCAACCAGTTattttttggggagggggggtgcGGGGGTTTCCTTGTGTCACAGACGTTTTAGTCAACAAGGATAGTTTTGTAGATGCAATCTATAATGCTGTATAATAGCCATAAATTGTGTTTCCGTGACTAAAagaggggatgtgtgttctgaaggGCTCCTAACGGGGCATTTTGGTCTCTCCCGGCAGCCGACGGAGACCGGAGAAAACAGCCCGCGGGCGCGAGGCCTCCGTGTGTGGCCTGCTGTGATCCAGTAGATTAATTGTTGTAGAGACCCTTTGTGTTCTTCTATCGATGCGACCAGAACAGTTTAAAAATGCAATTTTGTGTTTACTCCTTCGATACTAATGGGGCAAAGAAAGGGTCAACACTCCAGTCAATTTTAAAGTGGCAAATAAGAGTGAACATTTTAGATGTCCATGACCAAATAAAGTACAGCTATTCTTAGATCATGGAATTGGGCACATTTTGAAACAAAATTATTTGAGCTATTTTGTTTCATTTGGAAAATGCACAGCTATACCCTAATTGCTGGCAGCCTAGGTAGGCCCATACCAGCAAATGTGGTGTGTTTAATCAGGTGTCAACCCACTTGAAACAATGAAGTGTCCAGTCCACATCTTTATCAAATATATTGTCTTTACATTTGGAGCCATGGCATATCCTCTCTGTATGTCGCTGACCGCTGTGAC carries:
- the LOC139375650 gene encoding forkhead box protein L3-like, producing MKQSYNSPCGSVDMFDNSQYPYNCFNYDGDGYPSCSTDEDKKMCRPAYSYIALIAMAIQQSPEHRVTLSGIYEFIMKRFPYYRSNQRAWQNSIRHNLSLNSCFIKVPRTEGNEKGKGNYWTFATGCESMLDLFENGNFRRRRRQRNMKMGFREPGEPFLPVDNNKNNNINNQHGGSTRRSDPNPNAKPDSFCPISPDHRPGHHTPLNPNQQDKPEPEIKFSIDYILSTPNPPLPGFRPPRSGTTVAPIHALEPQHLNLHFWTM